In Pedobacter sp. SL55, the following proteins share a genomic window:
- a CDS encoding helix-turn-helix domain-containing protein, with protein MEKVTENKLQDYDMKVFMLNLVSDLKKEILTEISSMLKDKQVPDIKKWIKSVDVKKLLNISHGKLQTMRNSKLISYTRIGGTLYYNVDEIQRMLESPNRRR; from the coding sequence ATGGAAAAAGTGACAGAGAACAAATTGCAGGATTACGATATGAAGGTCTTCATGCTAAATTTGGTGAGTGACCTGAAAAAAGAAATCCTAACGGAGATCAGCAGCATGCTGAAAGACAAACAGGTACCCGATATCAAGAAGTGGATCAAATCGGTAGATGTGAAAAAACTATTGAACATTTCGCATGGCAAGCTTCAGACAATGCGCAACTCGAAATTGATCAGCTATACCCGGATAGGTGGAACCTTGTACTATAATGTTGACGAAATCCAGCGCATGCTCGAATCACCAAACCGCAGAAGATGA
- a CDS encoding site-specific integrase, producing MLIKNSVFFLFLIGPISGKHTGLSDIRQDFAREMVNFLTLRKENPLSPVTTERRVIHLKAFLDYAVEREWLDKNRVQHFEYNPKSKKVVPLEYVEVMQLHAAGYESPKLNIIKDLFIFQCFTGFAYIELANLTQENLIDHGGRGKCLMRNRQKSDATELVPVLPIVEEIIERYREHEVVLRTGSLLPVISNQKYNDYLKPVGVLAGFARPLTTHLARHTFAHMMLNHFFLPLEDVSLMLGHRSIKTTHQYCQVGKERLMKSMQMVQGQMDKVIEKVPLLTNRAS from the coding sequence TTGTTAATTAAAAATAGTGTCTTTTTTCTATTTTTAATCGGACCAATTTCGGGGAAGCATACAGGTCTAAGTGACATCAGGCAGGACTTCGCCCGGGAAATGGTCAACTTCCTTACCCTGCGCAAGGAGAACCCGCTGAGTCCGGTCACCACCGAGCGCAGGGTCATCCACCTGAAGGCATTCCTGGATTATGCAGTGGAAAGGGAATGGCTCGACAAGAACAGGGTGCAGCACTTCGAGTATAATCCCAAGAGCAAGAAGGTGGTCCCTTTGGAATACGTAGAGGTGATGCAGCTGCACGCTGCCGGGTATGAAAGTCCAAAGCTGAACATCATCAAGGACCTGTTCATTTTCCAGTGTTTTACCGGCTTTGCATATATCGAACTGGCGAACCTGACGCAGGAAAACCTCATCGACCACGGCGGCAGGGGCAAATGTCTGATGCGAAACCGGCAGAAATCGGATGCGACTGAGCTTGTGCCGGTACTTCCCATCGTAGAGGAGATCATCGAACGTTACAGGGAACACGAGGTGGTACTGAGGACCGGCAGTCTATTGCCTGTGATCAGCAACCAAAAATATAATGACTATCTCAAACCGGTAGGGGTGCTGGCCGGCTTTGCCCGGCCATTGACAACACATCTGGCCAGGCATACCTTTGCCCACATGATGCTCAACCACTTCTTCCTCCCCTTGGAGGACGTGTCCTTGATGCTCGGCCATCGGTCGATCAAGACAACGCACCAATATTGCCAGGTAGGCAAGGAAAGGCTGATGAAAAGCATGCAGATGGTACAGGGGCAGATGGACAAGGTTATTGAGAAAGTACCACTCCTTACAAACAGGGCTTCATAG
- a CDS encoding IS3 family transposase (programmed frameshift), producing the protein MKTTQFTEAQIVSILRQHEKGVKVTDIARANGISEKTFYRWRSKYGGMEINDLKRLKELEAENSKLKRMYTDLALLNDALKDLIEKKPLAPCDKKEAVTFLLVEHQISKRKACDSIKISRSSFSYLARIKQDDKYIELLNGLTEKHVSIGFWQCYHRIRKSGEMINHKKLYRIYTALKLNIRRRAKKRLPARVKQALFQPGKINEVWSIDFMSDSLWDGRKIRLLNVIDDFNREVLTIETDTSLPTLRVIRSLEEIAQQRGYPKMIRVDNGPEFISAKLDIWSKENKIQLVFIQPGEPTQNAYIERLNGTFRRDILNAYVFKSIQEVRTISEEWMNDYNYSRPHRALKNKTPIEYKLCQ; encoded by the exons ATGAAAACAACACAATTTACAGAGGCACAGATTGTTTCAATATTGAGACAGCATGAAAAAGGCGTTAAGGTAACAGATATTGCCAGAGCAAACGGCATATCAGAGAAGACCTTCTATCGATGGCGAAGCAAATATGGCGGGATGGAAATTAACGATCTCAAACGCCTAAAGGAACTTGAGGCAGAAAACTCCAAGCTGAAACGGATGTATACCGATCTGGCACTTTTGAACGATGCGCTAAAGGATCTGATTGAAAAAAAGC CTTTAGCGCCTTGCGATAAAAAAGAAGCTGTTACTTTTCTGCTTGTCGAACATCAGATCAGTAAGCGCAAGGCTTGTGATAGCATTAAAATCTCAAGAAGCAGCTTCAGTTACTTGGCCCGCATAAAGCAGGATGACAAGTACATTGAACTATTAAATGGTTTGACAGAAAAGCACGTAAGCATAGGTTTTTGGCAATGCTACCATCGGATAAGAAAGTCAGGGGAAATGATCAACCATAAAAAACTCTACAGGATTTACACCGCACTAAAACTGAACATAAGAAGAAGGGCTAAAAAAAGATTGCCAGCAAGGGTAAAACAGGCTTTGTTCCAGCCCGGCAAAATCAACGAGGTCTGGAGCATAGATTTTATGAGTGACAGCTTATGGGATGGCAGAAAAATAAGGTTATTGAACGTGATTGATGATTTTAACAGGGAAGTTTTAACGATAGAAACAGACACATCGCTGCCAACATTACGGGTAATAAGGAGTTTGGAAGAAATCGCCCAGCAAAGGGGTTATCCCAAAATGATAAGGGTTGACAACGGGCCAGAATTTATTAGTGCAAAACTGGATATTTGGAGCAAGGAAAATAAGATCCAACTTGTGTTCATTCAGCCTGGTGAGCCCACGCAAAATGCTTATATCGAAAGGTTAAACGGAACTTTCAGAAGGGATATATTAAATGCCTACGTATTTAAATCAATTCAGGAAGTAAGAACAATAAGTGAAGAATGGATGAATGACTATAACTATAGTAGGCCACATAGAGCACTCAAAAATAAAACACCAATAGAATACAAATTATGCCAATAA
- a CDS encoding Arm DNA-binding domain-containing protein, with the protein MKSNQKMSVMFWLFRAKSDKKGMAPLYVKINIDGEDVDLSIGKKIAPEFWDTENKRSTEGNRAADEINFRIMEVQKDLDRVFENLCWERGHVGPQMVKNVFNGKGADWNQLEEKKQKEAKHTLVEVMDAKIAELQLQVEAKLLENSTFTTWKTSRNHLMDFVRYHTGISDIGLCASLNFVPIKNRIYWHNLYSIGVLFLSALCGLL; encoded by the coding sequence ATGAAAAGCAATCAGAAAATGTCCGTGATGTTTTGGCTCTTCAGGGCAAAGTCGGACAAAAAGGGAATGGCGCCACTGTACGTAAAGATTAACATCGATGGGGAGGATGTAGATCTTTCCATCGGAAAGAAAATCGCTCCCGAATTCTGGGACACCGAAAACAAAAGGAGTACCGAGGGGAACAGGGCTGCCGATGAGATCAATTTCAGGATCATGGAGGTCCAGAAGGACCTGGACAGGGTCTTTGAAAATCTCTGCTGGGAGCGTGGGCATGTCGGCCCGCAGATGGTAAAGAATGTCTTTAACGGCAAAGGTGCTGACTGGAACCAGTTGGAAGAAAAAAAGCAGAAGGAGGCGAAGCATACGCTAGTTGAAGTAATGGATGCCAAAATAGCGGAGCTTCAGTTACAGGTGGAGGCCAAGCTGTTGGAGAACTCTACGTTCACCACATGGAAAACCTCCCGTAACCACCTGATGGACTTTGTGCGTTACCATACTGGGATTTCCGACATCGGTCTGTGTGCTTCCCTAAATTTCGTACCAATCAAAAATAGAATTTATTGGCATAATTTGTATTCTATTGGTGTTTTATTTTTGAGTGCTCTATGTGGCCTACTATAG
- a CDS encoding transposase, with protein MEQQELLKLLLPTELIEHFDLIRIEPMEDGYHLFLDQHNIPPAEFASHKLESKGFLDQAIIRDFPLRGKACFLHLRRRKWHDHDTGRSVYSSWNTVAEGTRLTAEFAAFLKEFDR; from the coding sequence TTGGAACAGCAGGAACTACTCAAACTACTTCTACCGACAGAACTTATCGAACATTTTGACCTTATCCGCATCGAACCGATGGAAGATGGTTATCATTTATTTCTTGACCAGCATAATATTCCACCTGCGGAATTTGCCAGCCACAAGTTGGAATCCAAAGGATTTTTAGATCAGGCAATTATCCGTGATTTTCCCTTGCGTGGCAAAGCCTGTTTCCTTCATCTTCGCCGTCGCAAATGGCATGACCATGATACCGGCAGATCCGTTTACAGTTCATGGAATACGGTGGCAGAGGGCACGCGTTTAACCGCAGAGTTCGCTGCTTTTTTAAAAGAATTTGATCGATAA
- a CDS encoding transposase encodes MGQLYGLDGRRLQEQYIRYLSDFMDWDQRSHAGHWVLFEQNIGEYLSLDEVCLSRGELYTVLTNKDAKGKKGALLAMVKGTISDQVIAILERIPYRLRKEVKEVTLDLAPTMERIARRAFPKARLVSDRFHVQQLAADAVQQIRIQYRWEAIDQENSEMELAKQLNHPHVPDILENGDSLKQLLARSRHLLFKDETNWTASQQHRSELLFARYPLLEKAYRLSRKLSHIFSNTKEKGIGFTRLAKWYDEVEKSAIKAFSTVARTIQNHYHTILNYFDNRHTNASAESFNAKIKALRTQFRGVRNVEFFMYRLAKIYA; translated from the coding sequence TTGGGTCAGCTGTATGGGCTTGATGGCAGGCGGTTGCAGGAACAATATATTCGTTACCTAAGTGATTTCATGGACTGGGACCAACGTTCTCATGCAGGCCACTGGGTTCTATTCGAACAAAATATTGGAGAATACCTAAGCCTGGATGAAGTATGCCTGTCCCGGGGAGAACTCTATACGGTACTCACCAATAAGGATGCAAAGGGGAAAAAGGGTGCTTTACTGGCTATGGTAAAAGGAACCATCAGCGATCAGGTGATTGCTATACTTGAACGCATTCCCTATCGTCTTCGTAAAGAAGTAAAGGAGGTTACTTTGGATCTGGCTCCAACGATGGAGCGTATTGCCAGGCGTGCCTTCCCCAAGGCAAGACTGGTATCTGACCGCTTTCACGTGCAGCAGCTTGCAGCAGATGCTGTTCAACAAATCCGCATTCAATACCGATGGGAAGCTATCGATCAGGAAAACAGTGAAATGGAGCTGGCAAAACAGCTAAACCATCCCCATGTGCCTGATATATTAGAAAACGGAGATAGTTTAAAGCAATTACTGGCCCGTAGCAGGCACCTGTTATTTAAAGATGAAACAAACTGGACAGCTTCCCAACAGCACAGGTCAGAGCTGCTGTTTGCCAGGTATCCCTTATTAGAGAAAGCCTATCGGCTGAGCAGGAAACTGTCTCATATCTTTTCAAACACAAAGGAGAAGGGCATCGGTTTTACCAGGCTCGCCAAATGGTATGATGAGGTTGAAAAATCAGCCATAAAAGCATTTTCAACCGTGGCAAGAACCATACAGAACCACTACCACACCATCCTGAACTACTTTGACAACAGGCATACAAATGCTTCTGCAGAATCGTTCAATGCTAAAATCAAAGCACTAAGAACTCAATTCAGAGGAGTCAGAAATGTTGAATTCTTTATGTACAGATTAGCCAAAATATATGCGTAA
- a CDS encoding UDP-2,3-diacylglucosamine diphosphatase, which produces MTKNIYFASDFHLGSPNHTESRRREDRIVRWLNFITPNCSELFLMGDVFDFWFEYKYVVPKGFVRLQGKLAEMSDKGIKIYFFKGNHDMWVKDYFIKEMGMQMVSDELVIERGGKKFYLHHGDGLGPGDRKYKFLRKIFRNPVCQWLFGVVPPRIGMGIASAWSSHSRAASKAEEVFLGEDKEWLAIYAKEQLQKQHFDYFVFGHRHLPIEMKLNAQSIYINIGEWLNYSSYGVFDGEELRLEYFTPSP; this is translated from the coding sequence ATGACTAAGAACATATATTTCGCTTCAGATTTTCATTTAGGTTCGCCAAACCATACCGAAAGCAGACGACGTGAAGACCGTATTGTAAGATGGCTGAATTTCATCACTCCAAATTGCAGCGAACTGTTTTTAATGGGCGATGTATTCGATTTTTGGTTCGAATATAAATATGTAGTGCCGAAAGGATTTGTGCGCTTGCAAGGTAAATTAGCCGAAATGTCTGATAAAGGCATCAAAATCTATTTCTTTAAAGGTAACCACGATATGTGGGTAAAAGATTACTTTATTAAAGAGATGGGCATGCAGATGGTAAGCGACGAACTGGTTATTGAGCGTGGTGGGAAGAAATTTTACTTACACCATGGCGATGGATTAGGGCCAGGTGATAGAAAATATAAGTTCTTACGTAAGATTTTTAGAAATCCTGTTTGTCAATGGTTGTTTGGCGTTGTGCCGCCTAGAATTGGTATGGGTATTGCCAGTGCTTGGTCGTCTCACAGTAGGGCAGCAAGTAAGGCCGAAGAAGTTTTCTTGGGAGAAGATAAAGAGTGGTTAGCGATTTATGCTAAAGAGCAGCTGCAAAAGCAACATTTTGATTATTTTGTGTTTGGACATAGGCATTTGCCAATAGAGATGAAATTAAATGCGCAAAGTATTTACATCAATATCGGCGAATGGTTAAACTATAGTTCTTACGGTGTGTTTGATGGAGAGGAGTTGAGACTGGAATATTTTACCCCTAGCCCCTAA
- a CDS encoding NAD(P)/FAD-dependent oxidoreductase — protein sequence MISTDIAIIGAGPVGLFAIFEAGLLKMRCHLIDYLPQVGGQLSEIYPKKPIYDIPGFPSVLAQELIDNLMDQAKPFHPGFTLGERIEGLEKRGEADFVLTTNMGTVIEAKVVVIAGGLGCFEPRKPVVAGLEKFENGRGVNYMILDPEKYRDQKMVIAGGGDSALDWTIFLADVCSELTLVHRSEAFRGAPDSVAKVMELAEKGKINLILNSNLNAVHGEGKLETVDIIHNKTMETVSVAADHLIPLFGLSPKLGPIEQWGLNISKSAIEVNVDDYSTNVPGVYAIGDINTYTNKLKLILCGFHEAALMSHSAYQYMNPGVKYTMKYTTVNGVSEF from the coding sequence ATGATCTCTACTGATATAGCTATTATTGGCGCTGGTCCAGTTGGTTTATTTGCAATTTTTGAAGCGGGTTTGTTAAAAATGCGTTGTCATTTAATTGATTATTTGCCACAGGTAGGCGGTCAGCTATCAGAAATCTATCCTAAAAAACCTATTTACGACATCCCTGGTTTCCCTTCGGTATTAGCGCAAGAGCTTATCGACAATTTAATGGATCAGGCCAAGCCTTTCCACCCTGGTTTTACTTTGGGCGAGAGAATTGAAGGTTTAGAAAAAAGAGGCGAAGCAGATTTTGTGTTAACAACCAACATGGGAACCGTAATTGAAGCTAAAGTTGTAGTTATTGCAGGTGGTTTAGGTTGTTTCGAACCTCGTAAACCTGTGGTTGCTGGATTAGAGAAATTTGAAAACGGCCGTGGTGTAAACTACATGATCTTAGATCCTGAGAAATATCGCGATCAAAAAATGGTAATTGCTGGTGGTGGAGATTCTGCCTTAGACTGGACAATTTTCTTAGCTGATGTTTGTAGCGAACTGACTTTGGTACACCGCAGCGAAGCCTTTAGAGGCGCTCCAGACTCGGTTGCCAAAGTGATGGAGTTAGCTGAAAAAGGAAAAATCAACCTAATTTTAAATAGTAATCTTAACGCTGTACATGGCGAAGGCAAATTAGAAACTGTTGATATTATCCATAACAAAACAATGGAAACGGTATCAGTAGCAGCAGATCATTTGATTCCATTGTTTGGTTTAAGCCCTAAATTAGGCCCAATTGAGCAATGGGGATTAAACATTAGCAAAAGTGCTATCGAAGTAAATGTAGATGATTATTCTACCAATGTACCTGGCGTTTATGCCATTGGCGATATCAATACTTACACCAATAAGTTAAAACTGATTTTATGTGGTTTCCACGAAGCTGCTTTAATGAGCCACAGCGCTTACCAGTACATGAATCCTGGTGTAAAATACACCATGAAATACACTACCGTTAATGGCGTAAGCGAATTCTAA
- a CDS encoding 2Fe-2S iron-sulfur cluster-binding protein, with amino-acid sequence MSDINITVEDREGNVAELVAPTDMGLSLMEFLKASEYDVLATCGGMALCATCSVDVLEGEEKLNQMSDDEYAMLDTLPDLLPNTRLACQLQLSPAMEGLKVRLHAMD; translated from the coding sequence ATGAGTGACATTAATATAACTGTTGAAGACAGAGAAGGAAATGTAGCCGAACTAGTAGCGCCAACCGATATGGGGCTAAGTTTAATGGAATTTCTGAAAGCTAGTGAGTACGATGTATTGGCTACTTGCGGCGGAATGGCTTTATGCGCTACCTGCAGCGTAGACGTACTTGAAGGCGAAGAGAAGTTGAACCAGATGAGCGATGATGAATACGCTATGCTAGATACTTTACCTGATTTGCTCCCTAATACCAGATTGGCTTGTCAGTTACAATTAAGCCCTGCAATGGAAGGCTTAAAAGTTAGGCTACACGCTATGGATTAG